One genomic window of Haloferax mediterranei ATCC 33500 includes the following:
- a CDS encoding ABC transporter permease: MSSLARVRSEFVASWHSFLRRRTAVFFTFFFPAIIVVIFGALVQTQPTGGGLFAEPKEYYIAGYLAVVVLFTPLSRVGSTIARHREGNRFEKLATTPLSRAEWLLAHSLVNVVVIGLAALLLLGLSVLVTGASIPLSAPTLAVVPFVALGVTLFCGLGAIIGSVADSQDGVIAASNAIALPLLFLSETFVTPDLLPTWFVPALNLSPLTFFARGVRALTYTGGDWAMNLAILAGLSVVFFVAGTLAIPQTD, encoded by the coding sequence ATGAGTTCGCTCGCGCGCGTCCGCTCGGAGTTCGTCGCCTCGTGGCACTCGTTCCTCCGTCGCCGGACGGCGGTCTTCTTCACGTTCTTCTTCCCCGCGATTATCGTCGTCATCTTCGGGGCGCTCGTGCAGACACAGCCGACCGGCGGTGGTCTCTTCGCCGAACCCAAGGAGTACTACATCGCCGGCTATCTCGCCGTCGTCGTACTCTTCACCCCGCTCTCGCGGGTCGGTAGCACCATCGCTCGGCATCGCGAGGGCAACCGCTTCGAGAAGTTGGCGACGACGCCGCTTTCCCGGGCGGAATGGCTGTTGGCGCACTCGCTCGTGAACGTCGTCGTCATCGGTCTCGCGGCGCTGTTGCTCCTCGGGCTATCGGTGCTCGTGACCGGCGCGTCGATTCCGCTGTCGGCACCGACGCTGGCAGTCGTCCCCTTCGTCGCACTCGGGGTGACGCTGTTCTGCGGCCTCGGTGCCATCATCGGCAGCGTCGCCGACTCGCAAGACGGTGTCATCGCCGCGAGCAATGCCATCGCGCTCCCGCTTTTGTTCCTCTCGGAGACGTTCGTGACGCCCGACCTGCTGCCGACGTGGTTCGTGCCGGCGCTGAACCTCTCGCCGCTGACGTTCTTCGCCCGCGGCGTCAGGGCGCTTACCTACACGGGCGGCGACTGGGCGATGAATCTCGCAATCCTCGCGGGGCTTTCGGTTGTGTTCTTCGTGGCGGGCACGCTGGCCATTCCGCAAACCGACTGA
- a CDS encoding M24 family metallopeptidase has product MTPFERRTRACQERLAADDTDAVVLFPSRNLLYLSGFDEEPAERHLLLFVPRDGEPVFLVPDLYETQVRAESWVADVRTWSDDEDPLVALESIVFDLELDDGRILVDDTMWARFTQDLRAILPTAEFDLASDVIAPLRVQKDDEELDALRRAGAVADCVVDRIRDMGEDAIGMTETELASEIEQLLAEEGGEGIPFGPLVGSGPNGAMPHHSHGDRVIESGDPVILDFGTRVDHYPSDQTRTVVFDGEPPEGFEEVHEIVQAARTAAVDVVEPGVTAGDVDHAAREVIEDAGYGDRFIHRTGHGVGLDVHEEPYIVSGSDRELEVGNVFSIEPGIYLPDEFGVRIEDLVVVTDDGAELLNDTDRGWRV; this is encoded by the coding sequence ATGACGCCCTTCGAACGACGCACCCGCGCCTGTCAGGAACGACTAGCGGCCGACGACACAGACGCAGTCGTCCTGTTTCCCAGTCGGAACCTGCTGTACCTCTCCGGATTCGACGAAGAACCCGCCGAGCGCCACCTACTCCTGTTTGTTCCCCGCGACGGTGAACCGGTGTTTCTCGTCCCCGACCTCTACGAGACGCAGGTCCGCGCCGAGTCGTGGGTCGCCGACGTGCGGACGTGGAGCGACGACGAGGACCCGCTCGTCGCGCTCGAATCCATCGTTTTCGACCTCGAACTCGACGATGGACGCATCCTCGTCGACGACACGATGTGGGCGCGATTCACGCAGGACCTCCGGGCGATCCTTCCGACTGCCGAATTCGACCTTGCGAGCGATGTTATCGCGCCGCTTCGCGTCCAGAAAGACGACGAGGAACTGGACGCGCTCCGCCGTGCTGGCGCGGTCGCCGACTGCGTGGTCGACCGCATCCGCGACATGGGCGAAGACGCAATCGGGATGACGGAGACGGAACTCGCCTCCGAGATAGAGCAACTCCTCGCCGAGGAAGGCGGCGAAGGAATTCCGTTCGGTCCACTCGTTGGCTCAGGCCCGAATGGCGCGATGCCACATCACTCCCACGGTGACCGAGTCATCGAGTCTGGTGACCCCGTCATCCTCGATTTCGGCACGCGAGTGGACCACTACCCGAGCGACCAGACCCGAACCGTCGTCTTCGACGGTGAACCACCGGAAGGATTCGAAGAAGTCCACGAAATCGTCCAAGCAGCCCGTACCGCCGCCGTCGATGTCGTCGAACCCGGCGTCACCGCGGGCGATGTCGACCATGCGGCCCGCGAGGTCATCGAGGACGCCGGTTACGGTGACCGATTCATCCACCGAACCGGCCACGGCGTCGGACTCGATGTCCACGAAGAGCCGTACATCGTCTCCGGAAGCGACCGCGAGCTCGAAGTGGGGAACGTCTTCAGTATCGAACCGGGTATCTACCTCCCCGACGAGTTCGGCGTCAGAATCGAAGACCTCGTGGTCGTCACCGACGACGGTGCGGAGTTGTTGAACGACACTGACCGCGGCTGGCGGGTCTAA
- a CDS encoding phosphotransacetylase family protein, with amino-acid sequence MNTVLVTSTGESTGKTAITLALGLLAKERGLDVGYMKPKGTRLQSSTGKTLDEDPMLARELLDVDAEMHQLEPVVYSPTFIQGAIRGKENTDELSEVITHHFDDISAGKDLMLVEGGGNYRTGGIVDLTDGDVANLLDAEVVLVADYQHSSDLDDVVAAVEDIGADRLAGVVFNRVSDAAYDELETEVAPFLEARNVPVLGVVPNEKDLAGVTVEELANELGAELATDAPTDAFVERFLVGAMGGDAALRYFRRTKDAAVITGGDRANIQRAALEAPGVKCIILTGGHRPVSAVIGKAEQKGVPVLLVNGDTLSVTDRAEDVVSTGRTRDERTVQRMRDLLYEHADIDTIIGNIAPSDDTEADE; translated from the coding sequence ATGAACACGGTACTCGTCACCTCGACCGGAGAAAGCACCGGGAAGACCGCAATCACGCTCGCACTCGGCCTCCTCGCCAAGGAACGCGGACTGGATGTCGGCTACATGAAGCCGAAGGGCACGCGCCTACAGTCCAGCACCGGAAAGACCCTCGACGAGGACCCGATGCTCGCACGCGAACTGCTCGACGTGGACGCGGAGATGCACCAGCTCGAACCCGTGGTCTACTCCCCGACGTTCATTCAGGGAGCCATCCGCGGCAAAGAGAACACGGACGAACTCTCCGAGGTCATCACTCACCACTTCGATGACATCTCGGCCGGAAAGGACCTGATGCTCGTCGAAGGCGGTGGGAACTACCGAACCGGCGGTATCGTCGACCTCACCGACGGCGACGTCGCAAACCTCCTCGACGCTGAGGTCGTCCTCGTCGCCGACTACCAGCATTCGAGCGACCTCGACGACGTGGTCGCGGCCGTCGAAGACATCGGCGCAGACCGCCTCGCGGGCGTCGTCTTCAACCGCGTGAGCGATGCCGCGTACGACGAACTCGAAACCGAAGTTGCGCCGTTCCTCGAAGCGCGCAACGTCCCAGTTCTCGGCGTCGTCCCGAACGAGAAGGACCTCGCGGGCGTCACCGTCGAAGAACTCGCGAACGAACTCGGCGCGGAACTCGCAACCGACGCCCCCACCGACGCCTTCGTCGAGCGATTCCTCGTGGGTGCGATGGGCGGCGACGCGGCACTCCGATACTTCCGCCGGACGAAGGACGCTGCGGTCATCACCGGCGGCGACCGCGCGAACATCCAGCGTGCCGCGCTCGAAGCGCCCGGCGTCAAGTGTATCATCCTCACCGGTGGCCACCGACCCGTCAGCGCCGTCATCGGCAAGGCCGAACAGAAGGGCGTCCCCGTCCTCCTCGTCAACGGTGACACGCTCTCCGTGACCGACCGCGCCGAAGATGTCGTCAGCACGGGTCGCACCCGCGACGAGCGCACCGTCCAGCGCATGCGCGACCTGCTCTACGAGCACGCCGACATCGACACCATCATCGGCAACATCGCGCCGTCCGACGACACGGAAGCGGACGAGTAA
- a CDS encoding DUF7545 family protein: protein MVETETYTIEGPNGDTEDVALPAGLVDIFSEQGEEPTDVVADVVVQAFAQQAHVVAHHSEGGAPADIAEINEKMEELFEERFGVPLSDALGHSH from the coding sequence ATGGTCGAAACTGAGACATACACCATCGAAGGACCGAACGGTGACACAGAAGACGTTGCACTCCCCGCGGGTCTCGTCGATATCTTCTCGGAGCAGGGCGAGGAACCGACGGACGTCGTCGCCGACGTCGTCGTACAGGCGTTCGCACAGCAGGCCCACGTCGTCGCACATCACAGCGAAGGCGGCGCGCCCGCCGACATCGCCGAAATCAACGAGAAGATGGAAGAGCTGTTCGAAGAGCGCTTCGGCGTCCCGCTCTCCGACGCGCTCGGCCACTCGCACTAA
- a CDS encoding aldo/keto reductase produces the protein MSLDYRRLGSTGTRVSELCFGTWRFGRRTGGILETDEEEAHELLDTFEELGGNFIDTANVYGDPNGTSEKYIGNWLADRDRENYVIASKVYFPFDEDNPNGRGLSRTHIRNQIEGTLDRLGTDYLDLYYIHRWDEETPIEETLQTLNALVEEGTVNYLGASTMAAWQLTKALWKSDVEDCTRFDVTQPLFHAGYYEDVKDYLDVCGDQDLAVCPYSPLAGGFLTGKYERADPDDPSKYVAPDGARGSFDERFERFYVSERGWHVLDEIRAVSNEVNASPAQVALRWLMDYPDATVVPIVGARTPDQLRENVGAADVDLTSDQWERIMNARYDEEGKRWGH, from the coding sequence ATGAGCCTCGATTACCGACGACTCGGGTCGACCGGCACCCGGGTTTCCGAACTCTGTTTCGGCACGTGGCGATTCGGCCGGCGAACAGGCGGCATCTTAGAAACCGACGAGGAGGAGGCCCACGAACTTCTCGACACGTTCGAGGAACTCGGCGGCAACTTCATCGACACCGCCAACGTCTACGGCGACCCGAACGGCACTTCCGAGAAGTATATCGGCAACTGGCTGGCCGACCGCGACCGTGAGAACTACGTCATCGCCTCGAAGGTGTACTTCCCCTTCGACGAGGACAACCCGAACGGCCGCGGTCTTTCGCGGACGCACATCCGCAACCAAATCGAAGGGACACTCGACCGCCTCGGGACGGACTATCTCGACCTCTACTACATCCACCGCTGGGACGAGGAAACGCCAATCGAAGAGACGCTGCAGACGCTGAACGCACTCGTCGAAGAGGGGACGGTGAACTACCTCGGTGCGTCGACGATGGCGGCGTGGCAACTCACGAAGGCGCTCTGGAAGTCTGATGTGGAAGACTGCACCCGCTTCGACGTGACCCAACCGCTGTTCCACGCGGGCTACTACGAGGACGTAAAAGACTATCTCGACGTGTGCGGCGACCAAGACTTGGCCGTCTGTCCCTACTCGCCGCTTGCGGGTGGCTTCCTCACCGGGAAATACGAGCGCGCCGACCCGGACGACCCCTCAAAGTACGTCGCGCCCGACGGCGCTCGCGGCTCGTTCGACGAACGATTCGAGCGGTTCTACGTCTCCGAGCGCGGGTGGCACGTCCTCGACGAAATTCGCGCCGTCTCCAACGAGGTCAACGCCAGTCCCGCACAGGTCGCACTCCGCTGGTTGATGGACTACCCGGATGCGACCGTCGTCCCCATCGTCGGCGCGCGGACACCCGACCAACTCCGCGAGAACGTCGGTGCCGCGGACGTCGACCTCACGTCCGACCAGTGGGAGCGAATTATGAACGCCCGCTACGACGAGGAAGGCAAGCGCTGGGGGCACTGA
- a CDS encoding ABC transporter ATP-binding protein translates to MDEVLVADDLRKSYGDVEALSGVSLSVAEGEVFGLIGPNGAGKTTLVRALTGTTTVDSGSASILGGDPTAVDRQRLGLLPQDFTPAGRLTARELVAYYAGLYDDARNPDAVLDEVGLADAADTWYENLSGGQQRRACIALTLVNDPDVLFLDEPTTGIDPAGRRSLWALVEDLANSGTTVFLTSHSMEEVEQLADRVGLLNEGELVTVGRPDQLVSEYGGESRLVVRTAGGTDLDSVTLSPALRTEMTEDGVTVYGVGPREIGDAVAAFDDAGVVYESLVWKQPGLEEVYLSLTGEQFEAARPAAAAAIGGEQ, encoded by the coding sequence ATGGACGAGGTACTCGTCGCCGACGACCTCAGGAAATCCTACGGCGACGTGGAGGCGCTTTCGGGCGTCTCCCTGTCAGTCGCCGAAGGGGAGGTTTTCGGCCTCATCGGTCCGAACGGCGCGGGGAAGACGACGCTGGTTCGCGCCCTCACGGGCACGACGACGGTCGATTCCGGGTCGGCTTCCATCCTCGGAGGCGACCCGACTGCCGTCGACCGCCAGCGACTCGGGTTGCTCCCGCAGGACTTCACGCCCGCGGGGCGACTGACCGCCCGCGAACTCGTTGCCTACTACGCCGGTCTCTACGACGATGCACGAAATCCCGACGCAGTACTCGACGAAGTTGGTCTCGCCGACGCCGCCGATACGTGGTACGAAAACCTCTCGGGCGGCCAGCAGCGCCGGGCCTGTATCGCACTGACGCTCGTAAACGACCCCGACGTACTCTTTCTCGACGAACCCACGACGGGCATCGACCCCGCCGGTCGCCGGTCGCTCTGGGCGCTCGTCGAAGACCTCGCAAACAGCGGAACCACGGTGTTTCTCACGAGTCACTCGATGGAGGAAGTCGAGCAACTCGCCGACCGCGTGGGGCTACTCAACGAAGGAGAACTCGTCACGGTCGGTCGACCCGACCAACTCGTCTCCGAGTACGGCGGCGAAAGCCGACTCGTCGTGCGGACCGCGGGCGGCACGGACCTCGATTCCGTGACGCTCTCACCGGCACTCCGAACCGAGATGACCGAAGACGGCGTCACCGTCTACGGCGTCGGGCCGCGTGAAATCGGTGATGCGGTCGCCGCCTTCGACGATGCTGGCGTCGTCTACGAATCGCTCGTGTGGAAGCAACCGGGTCTCGAAGAAGTGTACCTCTCACTTACGGGCGAGCAGTTCGAGGCGGCACGTCCTGCGGCGGCCGCAGCCATCGGAGGTGAACAATGA
- a CDS encoding PQQ-dependent sugar dehydrogenase translates to MLGSRRDFLAATGVTLLGGLAGCAGAPIDGSDGGGGSGGNDTTTTVPPDGTTTTDSQDRPDDSDSLSGLEVGYETLAGGFTSPVDVAIPEAFDGTKRFVVDQPGRIWLHDESGLRSNPYLDITDRVVDVGGYDERGLLGLAFHPEFGDNGRLYLRYSAPSRSGTPSNYSHTFVLSELTVDPEATTVSADSERTLLEIPEPQSNHNAGAIVFGPDGYLYVAVGDGGGANDEGRGHVNDWYGAVTGGNGQDVTTNLLGSILRIDVDSEGGVSGNDDRPYGIPEDNPLVGRDGLDEQYAWGLRNPWRLSFDGEDCYVADVGQNAWEEVNLLQKGGNYGWNVREGAHCFRADDCPTETPGGDPLFDPVLEYPHGGNGPSGIAVIGGYVYRGDEIPALSDVYVFADWQAQGRLFAARPQKSRPWNITEIPIAERDDGGKYVLAFGRDPAGELYVCTSGNRRVSGASGTLNRLTSA, encoded by the coding sequence ATGCTTGGGTCCCGACGCGACTTCCTCGCCGCAACCGGCGTCACGCTCCTTGGTGGACTCGCCGGGTGTGCTGGCGCACCCATCGATGGCAGCGACGGAGGCGGTGGCTCCGGCGGTAACGACACGACGACAACAGTCCCGCCGGACGGAACAACCACAACCGACTCGCAGGACCGACCCGACGACTCGGATTCGCTGTCGGGTCTCGAAGTCGGCTACGAGACGCTCGCCGGTGGCTTCACCTCGCCCGTCGATGTCGCCATTCCCGAGGCGTTCGACGGGACGAAGCGGTTCGTCGTCGACCAACCCGGCCGTATCTGGTTGCACGACGAATCCGGACTCCGGAGTAACCCCTATCTCGACATCACGGACCGCGTCGTCGACGTGGGTGGCTACGACGAACGCGGCCTTCTCGGGCTTGCGTTTCATCCCGAATTCGGGGACAACGGGCGGCTCTATCTCCGATACAGCGCACCGTCTCGGTCCGGAACGCCCTCGAACTACAGCCACACTTTCGTCCTGAGTGAACTGACGGTCGACCCCGAAGCGACGACCGTCTCGGCCGACTCCGAGCGAACCCTGCTCGAAATTCCCGAACCGCAGTCGAACCACAACGCCGGCGCTATCGTGTTCGGTCCCGACGGCTACCTCTACGTCGCTGTCGGCGACGGCGGCGGCGCAAACGACGAGGGCCGCGGCCACGTGAACGACTGGTACGGAGCAGTCACCGGCGGAAACGGACAGGACGTGACGACGAATCTCCTCGGGAGTATCCTCCGCATCGACGTGGACTCCGAAGGCGGCGTTTCAGGGAACGACGACCGACCATACGGCATCCCCGAAGACAACCCGCTCGTCGGGCGCGACGGACTGGACGAACAGTACGCGTGGGGGCTTCGGAACCCGTGGCGACTGTCGTTCGACGGCGAGGACTGCTACGTCGCCGACGTGGGACAGAACGCGTGGGAGGAAGTGAACCTCCTCCAGAAGGGCGGGAACTACGGTTGGAACGTCCGAGAGGGAGCACACTGCTTCCGGGCGGACGATTGTCCGACAGAGACGCCCGGTGGGGACCCGCTTTTCGACCCTGTTCTCGAATATCCACACGGCGGGAACGGTCCCTCGGGCATCGCCGTCATCGGCGGCTACGTCTACCGCGGCGACGAGATTCCGGCACTCTCGGACGTGTACGTCTTCGCCGACTGGCAGGCACAGGGGCGTCTATTCGCCGCCCGCCCGCAGAAGTCGCGTCCGTGGAACATCACCGAAATCCCCATCGCAGAGCGCGACGACGGGGGCAAGTACGTGCTCGCGTTCGGCCGCGACCCGGCGGGGGAACTCTACGTCTGTACCAGCGGCAACAGGCGAGTTAGCGGCGCTTCGGGTACGCTTAACCGACTGACGAGTGCTTGA
- a CDS encoding acetate--CoA ligase family protein, giving the protein MGELSELFAPNRIAVVGATEREGAIGRAIMDNLIEDFDGEVVPVNPKYDELFGLQCYGDIGETNADVAIIVVPPKVVLPAMKSAGQAGIKNVVVITAGFGETGSEGAAREQELRDIAEEYDLNVVGPNSLGVMNTDVGMNATFGPDMALDGNMSFMSQSGAFITAVIDWANDEDIGFKDIVSLGNKAVLDEADFIEAWNDDPDTEVIIGYLEGISAGREFIDSARDVTKDTPIVLVKSGKTDAGAQAASSHTGTIAGSDAAYQAGLEQAGVIRADSVQHLFDTARVLGDQPLPENKDVAVITNAGGPGVMSTDAIGESDLEMADFTDETLEKFSEALPAEGNIYNPVDIVGDADNARFKEALDVALADENVGSAIVLTAPTAVLDYNQLAADTVELQEKHDKPIAACFMGGERVDAASDVMKDAGIPNYFDPSRAVDGLEALAQYADIRQREYDAPTEFDVDRERAREILESVKERDETRLGVEAMELLDAYGIETPQGAIIDDPAEALEVAEDIDGDVVMKIVSPDILHKSDIGGVKVGVENEDVYDAYEDLITRAKNYQPDANILGVQVQEMVDLDNGVETIVGMNRDPQFGPLMMFGLGGIFVEILEDTTFRVAPVSESEAADMTKEIDAAPMLRGARGNETVDIDGITETIQRLSQLVTDFPAILELDINPLVALPDGVKAVDVRLTVDPDEL; this is encoded by the coding sequence ATGGGAGAGCTATCCGAATTGTTCGCGCCGAACCGAATTGCAGTAGTCGGTGCGACCGAGCGTGAAGGGGCTATTGGCCGGGCGATTATGGACAACCTCATCGAGGACTTCGACGGTGAGGTCGTCCCAGTCAACCCCAAGTACGACGAACTGTTCGGCCTGCAGTGTTACGGAGACATCGGCGAGACGAACGCTGACGTCGCAATCATCGTCGTCCCCCCGAAGGTCGTCCTCCCGGCGATGAAGTCCGCAGGCCAGGCAGGCATCAAGAACGTGGTCGTCATCACCGCTGGCTTCGGCGAGACGGGCAGCGAAGGTGCCGCCCGCGAGCAAGAACTCCGCGATATCGCCGAAGAGTACGACCTGAACGTCGTCGGCCCGAACAGTCTGGGCGTCATGAACACCGACGTGGGCATGAACGCGACGTTCGGCCCCGACATGGCCCTCGACGGCAATATGTCGTTCATGAGCCAGTCTGGCGCGTTCATCACGGCCGTCATCGACTGGGCCAACGACGAGGACATCGGCTTCAAGGACATCGTTTCGCTGGGTAACAAGGCCGTCCTCGACGAGGCCGACTTCATCGAGGCGTGGAACGACGACCCCGACACCGAGGTCATCATCGGCTACCTCGAAGGCATCAGCGCGGGCCGCGAGTTCATCGACTCCGCCCGCGACGTCACGAAGGACACGCCTATCGTGCTCGTGAAGTCCGGCAAGACCGACGCCGGTGCGCAGGCTGCCTCCTCGCACACTGGCACTATCGCTGGCTCCGACGCGGCGTACCAGGCCGGTCTCGAACAAGCAGGCGTCATCCGCGCCGACTCCGTCCAGCACCTCTTCGACACCGCCCGCGTGCTCGGCGACCAGCCGCTTCCCGAGAACAAGGACGTAGCCGTCATCACGAACGCTGGCGGCCCCGGCGTCATGTCTACCGACGCCATCGGCGAGTCGGACCTCGAAATGGCTGACTTCACCGACGAGACGCTGGAGAAGTTCTCCGAAGCGCTTCCCGCAGAAGGGAACATCTACAACCCCGTCGACATCGTCGGCGACGCGGACAACGCACGCTTCAAGGAGGCTCTCGACGTGGCCCTCGCCGACGAGAACGTCGGGAGTGCCATCGTCCTCACAGCCCCGACAGCAGTTCTCGACTACAACCAACTCGCCGCGGACACCGTCGAACTCCAAGAGAAACACGACAAGCCAATCGCGGCCTGTTTCATGGGTGGCGAGCGCGTCGACGCCGCCTCCGACGTGATGAAAGACGCCGGAATCCCGAACTACTTCGACCCCTCGCGCGCTGTCGACGGTCTCGAAGCCCTCGCGCAGTACGCCGACATCCGTCAGCGCGAGTACGACGCGCCCACTGAGTTCGACGTGGACCGCGAGCGCGCCCGAGAGATTCTCGAAAGCGTCAAAGAGCGCGACGAGACGCGCCTCGGCGTCGAAGCGATGGAACTGCTCGATGCGTACGGCATCGAGACGCCGCAGGGAGCTATCATCGACGACCCGGCCGAAGCGCTGGAAGTCGCCGAAGACATCGACGGCGACGTCGTGATGAAAATCGTCAGTCCCGACATCCTCCACAAGTCCGACATCGGCGGCGTCAAAGTCGGCGTCGAAAACGAGGACGTCTACGACGCTTACGAGGACCTCATCACCCGAGCGAAGAACTACCAGCCTGACGCCAATATCCTCGGCGTGCAAGTCCAAGAGATGGTCGACCTCGACAACGGCGTCGAGACCATCGTCGGTATGAACCGCGACCCGCAGTTCGGTCCGCTCATGATGTTCGGTCTCGGCGGCATCTTCGTCGAGATTCTCGAAGACACGACGTTCCGCGTTGCACCCGTCTCCGAGTCGGAAGCCGCGGACATGACGAAGGAAATCGACGCCGCACCGATGCTCCGCGGCGCTCGTGGTAACGAGACGGTCGACATCGACGGCATCACCGAAACCATTCAGCGACTCTCGCAACTCGTCACCGACTTCCCGGCCATCCTCGAACTCGACATCAACCCGCTCGTTGCACTCCCCGACGGCGTCAAGGCTGTCGACGTTCGACTCACCGTCGACCCGGACGAACTTTAA
- a CDS encoding ZIP family metal transporter, which yields MEQFAALAFVFVAGLITAIATGIGAIPFFFVSDVSDRWNVALWGIASGIMVSASLFGLIFEGLANGTPIQLGIGLLAGVVLVLAAHHIIEGAEVNPKNYEEADFRKLALILGILTVHSFPEGVAVGVSFADLGLEGGFQLLGFAVPLLAVFMTVAISIHNIPEGLAISIPLRTMDVPNWKLVWWAIFSSLPQPLGAVIAFYFVRIAREFLPFGFGFAAGAMVFLVLTEFIPEALELGERLPRGGKVELLGGLAAGFVIMIPLAFI from the coding sequence ATGGAGCAATTCGCCGCCCTCGCGTTCGTTTTTGTCGCGGGGCTTATCACGGCCATCGCAACCGGTATCGGCGCGATTCCGTTCTTCTTCGTGTCGGACGTGAGCGACCGCTGGAACGTGGCGCTCTGGGGTATCGCCTCGGGCATCATGGTGTCCGCATCGCTGTTCGGTCTCATCTTCGAGGGTCTCGCCAACGGGACGCCGATACAACTCGGTATCGGCCTTCTCGCGGGCGTCGTACTCGTTCTCGCCGCACACCACATTATCGAGGGTGCGGAGGTCAACCCGAAAAACTACGAAGAGGCGGACTTCCGAAAGCTCGCGTTGATTCTCGGCATCCTCACCGTCCACAGTTTCCCAGAGGGCGTCGCCGTCGGCGTCTCCTTCGCCGACCTCGGTCTGGAAGGTGGGTTCCAACTTCTGGGCTTTGCAGTCCCGCTACTGGCGGTGTTCATGACCGTCGCCATCTCGATTCACAACATCCCCGAGGGGCTTGCTATCTCCATCCCGCTTCGGACGATGGACGTGCCCAACTGGAAACTCGTGTGGTGGGCGATTTTCTCCAGCCTGCCGCAACCCCTCGGCGCGGTCATCGCGTTCTACTTCGTGCGCATCGCACGCGAGTTCCTCCCGTTTGGCTTCGGGTTCGCGGCGGGGGCGATGGTGTTCCTCGTCCTCACGGAGTTCATCCCCGAAGCGCTGGAACTCGGCGAACGTCTCCCACGCGGCGGGAAGGTCGAACTGCTCGGTGGACTCGCTGCCGGGTTCGTCATCATGATTCCGCTGGCGTTCATCTAA
- a CDS encoding Gfo/Idh/MocA family protein, with amino-acid sequence MFRVAGIGLGTLGTIECRLLDELDGVSVVAGVDPDDDARERFEDGFDATTYESVEALLDGEFLDAVAIASPHAEHFNQALAALETGLHVHVEKPMVTDLGGARALIDRAEEEGLILAVGYQRHLDPRFHELRRIIDSGRIGDPHMVVCHLEQEWIEWTKDEWRGDPARSGGGQLYDSGSHLLDAMLWVTRSKPVTVAAAVDHRGYDVDVNSALAVVLDRDGERLTASVAVSGDGSSVPDPGEWFRVIGTEGMVTFDGKTIEVAEGDMTYRANPPVPEFEALARKKLRNFVDAARDEGDLLTPPEDALQVTALTEAAYESATTGRRVNVNGDA; translated from the coding sequence ATGTTCAGAGTCGCAGGTATTGGACTCGGCACGCTCGGGACCATCGAATGCCGCCTCCTCGACGAGTTAGACGGTGTGAGCGTCGTTGCCGGTGTCGACCCGGACGACGACGCCCGCGAGCGCTTCGAAGACGGGTTCGACGCCACGACATACGAATCCGTCGAGGCGTTGCTCGACGGCGAGTTCCTCGACGCCGTGGCCATCGCGTCGCCGCACGCGGAGCATTTTAACCAAGCACTCGCGGCACTGGAAACGGGACTGCACGTTCACGTCGAAAAGCCGATGGTAACCGACCTCGGCGGCGCACGCGCACTCATCGACCGCGCCGAAGAGGAAGGTCTCATCCTCGCGGTCGGGTACCAACGACACTTAGACCCGCGATTCCACGAACTGCGTCGCATCATCGACTCCGGCCGCATCGGCGACCCGCACATGGTCGTCTGTCACCTCGAACAGGAGTGGATAGAGTGGACGAAAGACGAGTGGCGCGGCGACCCCGCGCGTTCGGGCGGCGGCCAACTGTACGATTCGGGGTCGCACCTTCTCGATGCGATGCTCTGGGTGACGCGTTCGAAGCCCGTCACGGTCGCGGCCGCAGTCGACCACCGCGGCTACGACGTGGACGTGAACTCCGCGCTCGCGGTCGTCCTCGACAGAGATGGTGAGCGACTCACGGCCAGTGTGGCTGTCTCGGGCGACGGGTCGAGCGTCCCGGACCCCGGAGAATGGTTCCGAGTTATCGGTACTGAAGGGATGGTCACGTTCGACGGCAAAACCATCGAAGTGGCCGAGGGCGATATGACCTACCGCGCAAATCCACCGGTTCCCGAGTTCGAGGCGTTGGCGCGGAAGAAACTCCGTAACTTCGTCGATGCTGCTCGCGACGAGGGCGACCTCCTCACCCCGCCCGAGGATGCACTACAGGTCACGGCGCTGACCGAAGCGGCCTACGAATCAGCGACGACGGGTCGCCGAGTCAACGTCAACGGTGACGCCTAA